In Pseudoxanthomonas indica, the following are encoded in one genomic region:
- a CDS encoding DUF3149 domain-containing protein: MHPILREILLEPVGWLAIGGSLVMFGLGLALAIYLRRRMKEEERRRSS, encoded by the coding sequence ATGCATCCGATCCTTCGCGAGATCCTGCTTGAACCCGTAGGTTGGTTGGCTATCGGCGGCAGCCTGGTGATGTTTGGACTGGGCCTTGCGCTGGCGATCTACCTGCGCCGACGCATGAAGGAAGAAGAGCGCCGCCGCAGCAGCTGA
- the napA gene encoding periplasmic nitrate reductase subunit alpha: MSTRREFIRNSALTTAAAAAGMPLTGQGSNLVTEGDLTSLKWDKAPCRYCGTGCGVNVAVKQGRVVATHGDVHAEVNRGINCVKGYFLSKILYGEDRLTMPLLRKKNGVYAKDGDFTQVSWDEAFDVMATQFKQVLKTKGPGAVGMFGSGQWTIFEGYAANKLMKAGFRSNHIDPNARHCMASAVMGFMRTFGMDEPMGCYDDIEAADAFVLWGSNMAEMHPILWTRVTDRRLAHPHVKVAVLSTFEHRSFELADIPMVFKPQTDLVILNYIANHIIKSGKVNKDFVDKHTTFKRGNDDIGYGLRPDNPLEVKAKNAKDAGGGQPITFDDFASFVAPYTLDKAVEMTGVERGWLQQLAELYADPKIKVMSFWTMGFNQHTRGVWANNMVYNIHLLTGKIATPGNSPFSLTGQPSACGTAREVGTFSHRLPADMVVTNPEHRKHAEEIWKVPEGTIQPKPGYHAVEQNRALKDGKLNAYWVMVNNNMQAAANLREETWPGYRNPENFIVVSDAYPTVTAQAADLILPAAMWVEKEGAYGNAERRTQFWHQLVTAPGQARSDLWQLMEFSKRFTTDECWTAETLAAHPEFKGKTLFDVLFRNGNVEKFPISDIETGYANDESTAFGFYVQKGLFEEYAAFGRGHGHDLAPFDDYHRARGLRWPVVKGKETLWRYREGADPYVKEGAGFEFYGNKDGRAVIWALPYEPPAESPDDDYNMWLVTGRVLEHWHSGSMTMRVPELYRSFPAAVVFMNPDDAKDRGLKRGDEVKVVSRRGEMLSRVETRGRNRMPKGVVFVPWFDAGQLINKVTLDATDPISKQTDYKKCAVKVLAV, from the coding sequence ATGAGCACGCGCCGCGAGTTCATACGCAACAGCGCCCTGACGACGGCGGCCGCCGCCGCAGGCATGCCATTGACCGGCCAGGGCAGCAATCTGGTGACCGAAGGCGATCTCACGAGCCTGAAATGGGACAAGGCGCCGTGCCGTTATTGCGGCACCGGGTGCGGTGTCAACGTGGCGGTCAAGCAGGGCAGGGTGGTGGCTACCCATGGCGACGTCCACGCCGAAGTCAACCGCGGAATCAACTGCGTCAAAGGCTATTTCCTTTCCAAGATCCTGTACGGCGAGGATCGGTTGACCATGCCATTGCTGCGCAAGAAGAACGGGGTCTATGCCAAGGACGGAGACTTCACCCAGGTCAGCTGGGACGAAGCATTCGACGTCATGGCGACCCAGTTCAAGCAGGTCTTGAAGACCAAGGGCCCTGGCGCCGTGGGCATGTTCGGCTCGGGCCAGTGGACGATTTTCGAAGGCTATGCCGCCAACAAACTGATGAAGGCCGGATTCCGCAGCAACCACATCGATCCCAATGCGCGCCACTGCATGGCGTCGGCGGTGATGGGCTTCATGCGCACCTTCGGCATGGATGAGCCGATGGGCTGCTATGACGACATCGAAGCCGCGGACGCCTTCGTCCTGTGGGGCTCGAACATGGCCGAGATGCATCCGATCCTGTGGACGCGCGTGACCGATCGCAGGCTGGCGCATCCGCACGTCAAGGTGGCGGTGCTGTCGACCTTCGAGCATCGCAGCTTCGAGCTCGCCGATATCCCCATGGTGTTCAAGCCGCAGACCGACCTGGTCATCCTCAACTACATCGCCAACCACATCATCAAGTCGGGCAAGGTCAACAAGGATTTTGTCGACAAGCACACCACGTTCAAGCGCGGCAATGACGATATCGGCTATGGGCTCAGGCCCGACAACCCGCTCGAGGTCAAGGCCAAGAACGCGAAGGACGCCGGCGGCGGGCAGCCCATCACGTTTGATGATTTTGCCAGCTTCGTCGCGCCCTACACGCTGGACAAGGCGGTCGAGATGACCGGGGTGGAGCGCGGATGGCTGCAGCAGCTGGCCGAGCTCTACGCCGACCCCAAGATCAAGGTGATGTCGTTCTGGACCATGGGCTTCAACCAGCACACGCGGGGTGTGTGGGCCAACAACATGGTCTACAACATCCACCTGCTGACCGGAAAGATTGCCACGCCGGGCAACAGTCCGTTCTCGCTCACCGGCCAGCCTTCGGCCTGCGGAACGGCGCGCGAGGTGGGCACGTTCAGTCACCGGCTTCCGGCCGACATGGTGGTCACCAATCCGGAGCATCGCAAGCATGCCGAGGAGATCTGGAAGGTGCCGGAGGGCACCATCCAGCCCAAGCCGGGTTATCACGCCGTGGAGCAGAACCGCGCCTTGAAGGACGGCAAGCTCAATGCGTATTGGGTGATGGTCAACAACAATATGCAGGCCGCCGCCAACCTGCGTGAAGAAACCTGGCCGGGCTATCGCAATCCGGAAAACTTCATTGTCGTCTCGGATGCGTATCCCACCGTGACCGCGCAAGCGGCAGACCTGATCCTGCCCGCCGCCATGTGGGTGGAGAAGGAGGGCGCTTATGGCAATGCGGAGCGTCGCACGCAGTTCTGGCACCAGCTGGTGACGGCGCCCGGGCAGGCGCGTTCCGACTTGTGGCAATTGATGGAGTTTTCCAAGCGCTTCACCACCGACGAGTGTTGGACCGCTGAAACCCTGGCGGCGCATCCCGAATTCAAGGGCAAGACGCTGTTCGACGTGCTGTTCCGCAATGGCAATGTCGAGAAGTTCCCGATCAGCGATATCGAAACCGGCTACGCCAACGACGAGTCGACGGCGTTCGGGTTCTACGTGCAGAAGGGGTTGTTCGAGGAATATGCGGCGTTCGGGCGCGGTCATGGCCATGACCTGGCGCCGTTCGACGACTATCACCGGGCGCGCGGACTGCGCTGGCCCGTGGTCAAAGGCAAGGAGACGCTCTGGCGGTACCGTGAAGGCGCCGATCCCTACGTCAAGGAAGGCGCGGGTTTCGAGTTCTATGGCAACAAGGACGGTCGCGCCGTCATCTGGGCCTTGCCTTACGAGCCACCGGCGGAATCGCCTGACGATGATTACAACATGTGGCTGGTCACCGGCCGTGTGCTGGAACACTGGCACTCCGGATCCATGACCATGCGGGTGCCGGAGTTGTATCGCAGCTTTCCCGCCGCGGTTGTTTTCATGAACCCGGATGACGCCAAGGACCGTGGCCTCAAACGTGGCGATGAAGTCAAGGTGGTATCGCGGCGCGGCGAGATGCTGTCCCGGGTGGAAACGCGCGGCCGCAACCGCATGCCCAAGGGGGTGGTGTTTGTGCCCTGGTTCGATGCTGGGCAATTGATCAACAAGGTCACGCTGGACGCCACCGACCCGATCTCCAAGCAGACCGATTACAAGAAGTGCGCCGTCAAGGTGCTGGCTGTCTAG
- a CDS encoding 4Fe-4S dicluster domain-containing protein: protein MSSTTRLSRRSLLFGAGADAPRSMVQNQSAAASRDDATTRWLAEIAALRCLNAQGVVCASCADACPHRAILIPIRERAAIHVVADLCDGCSDCVGVCPAQAIVMQPSPLEPA, encoded by the coding sequence ATGTCCTCCACCACACGGTTGTCGCGGCGTAGTCTGCTGTTCGGCGCGGGCGCTGATGCGCCGCGCTCCATGGTGCAGAACCAATCCGCAGCCGCTTCGCGCGATGACGCGACCACTCGCTGGCTGGCGGAGATTGCCGCTTTGCGTTGCCTCAATGCCCAGGGTGTCGTGTGCGCCAGCTGCGCCGACGCCTGTCCCCATCGGGCCATCCTCATTCCGATCCGCGAGCGCGCCGCCATCCACGTCGTAGCAGACCTGTGCGATGGATGCAGCGACTGCGTGGGCGTCTGTCCCGCCCAGGCCATCGTCATGCAACCCTCACCCCTGGAGCCTGCATGA
- a CDS encoding NapC/NirT family cytochrome c — protein sequence MWQTIKTRLLALWGTLRRPSRHYSLGFLTVAGFVTGIMFWGGFNTALEATNTEKFCTSCHEMRDNVFQELKTTIHYTNRSGVRATCPDCHVPHNWTDKIARKMQASKEVWGKIFGTIDTREKFLDHRLELAMHEWDRLKANDSLECRNCHDYTSMDLTRQGSRAAQIHKLWLGPQKKTCIDCHKGVAHHLPDMTGVPQG from the coding sequence ATGTGGCAGACCATCAAGACGCGCCTGTTGGCGCTGTGGGGCACCCTGCGACGGCCCAGTCGGCACTACAGCCTCGGGTTCCTGACGGTGGCCGGATTCGTTACCGGAATCATGTTTTGGGGTGGATTCAATACCGCGCTGGAAGCGACCAACACGGAAAAGTTCTGCACCAGTTGCCATGAGATGCGTGACAACGTGTTTCAGGAACTCAAGACCACCATCCACTACACCAATCGCTCCGGCGTGCGCGCCACCTGCCCGGATTGCCATGTGCCGCACAACTGGACCGACAAGATCGCGCGCAAGATGCAGGCGTCAAAGGAAGTGTGGGGCAAGATTTTCGGCACCATCGATACGCGCGAGAAGTTCCTCGATCACCGCCTGGAACTGGCCATGCATGAGTGGGATCGCCTCAAGGCGAACGACTCGCTGGAATGCCGCAATTGCCACGACTACACCTCGATGGACCTGACCCGCCAAGGTTCGCGCGCGGCCCAGATACACAAGCTCTGGCTGGGTCCGCAGAAGAAGACCTGCATCGACTGTCACAAGGGTGTGGCCCACCACCTGCCTGACATGACCGGTGTACCGCAGGGGTGA
- a CDS encoding periplasmic nitrate reductase, NapE protein → MEHPSPHVGSSKAQERIAFLLLTFVVFPLMAILIVAGYGFLVWFYQMFAGPPAGH, encoded by the coding sequence ATGGAGCATCCCTCACCGCACGTGGGGTCAAGCAAAGCGCAGGAGCGTATCGCCTTCCTGTTGTTGACCTTCGTGGTCTTCCCGCTGATGGCCATCCTGATTGTGGCCGGATACGGATTCCTGGTCTGGTTCTACCAGATGTTCGCGGGTCCGCCGGCGGGACACTGA
- a CDS encoding nitrate reductase cytochrome c-type subunit, with the protein MRNKYLIIATALSVLLALLLFYAGWKFGASSSHADKGPDVAQVAPVPADAPPAGQQIDALRRGVPIDQEAPPPPMAHVENADIKRVRAYPMQPPTIPHAIDNYQVDKNSNRCLLCHSRANAATFQAPPVSVTHYMDRDDQFLATISSRRYFCNQCHVVQTDARPLVANGFRDIDTVIAEDKQGSP; encoded by the coding sequence ATGCGCAACAAGTACCTCATCATTGCTACGGCCTTGAGCGTCCTGTTGGCCTTGCTGCTGTTTTATGCGGGTTGGAAATTTGGAGCATCCAGTTCGCATGCGGACAAAGGTCCGGACGTGGCCCAGGTGGCGCCTGTCCCTGCCGATGCCCCGCCGGCCGGGCAGCAGATTGACGCCCTGCGTCGCGGCGTGCCGATTGATCAGGAGGCCCCGCCGCCGCCCATGGCCCATGTGGAGAACGCGGATATCAAGCGGGTGCGCGCCTATCCCATGCAACCGCCCACGATCCCGCATGCCATAGACAACTATCAGGTCGACAAGAACAGCAACCGCTGCCTGTTGTGCCATTCGCGCGCCAATGCAGCCACCTTCCAGGCCCCGCCTGTCAGCGTGACGCATTACATGGATCGCGATGATCAGTTCCTGGCGACGATCTCGTCACGACGCTACTTCTGCAACCAATGCCACGTCGTACAGACCGACGCCCGACCGCTGGTGGCCAACGGTTTCCGCGATATCGACACGGTGATCGCCGAAGACAAGCAGGGGAGTCCCTAG
- a CDS encoding Lrp/AsnC family transcriptional regulator encodes MAHKAPDRTDMKILDVLQQDARITNQALAERVALSPSACLARVRALETRGLIRAYRAHVAVDRIRSVTIVLAQVSFKQHALEEFTEFDRRILRMPEVVEACRVSGAYDYLLRVIVNDVHHWKDIARLLLGGDYGVEKIVSHFLMDEVKPFTGYPLTSS; translated from the coding sequence ATGGCCCACAAGGCCCCTGACCGCACCGACATGAAGATTCTCGACGTGCTCCAACAGGATGCACGCATCACCAACCAGGCCTTGGCCGAGCGAGTGGCGCTTTCGCCCAGCGCCTGCCTGGCGCGCGTTCGCGCGCTGGAAACGCGCGGCCTGATCCGCGCCTATCGGGCCCACGTGGCGGTGGACAGGATTCGGTCGGTGACGATCGTGTTGGCGCAAGTGAGCTTCAAGCAGCATGCGCTGGAAGAATTCACCGAGTTCGATCGGCGCATCCTGCGCATGCCCGAAGTGGTGGAGGCCTGCCGCGTTTCCGGCGCTTACGATTACCTGTTACGGGTCATCGTCAACGATGTGCACCACTGGAAGGACATCGCCCGCCTGCTGTTGGGAGGCGACTACGGGGTCGAGAAAATCGTCTCGCACTTCCTGATGGACGAGGTCAAACCGTTCACTGGCTATCCGCTGACTTCTTCGTAG
- a CDS encoding helix-turn-helix domain-containing protein — protein sequence MNQSVVFPRTDARILADDGDSLSFCSTCAFSQACLSEGMDKSALMELHVLVEHVGPLAAGDHVFREGDPFSAIAAVRAGTVKTYQIDRDGREQVLGFHLPGEVIGLNAIHDDRYPCNAVALDTVMLCRFSFPKIALLASQLPNLQRHLFRLLSHDIGVASLFARDNSADERMAAFLIGLSRRLAARGFSAKRFQLTMSRTDIANYLRQAPETVSRVLRRFEREGLLHIKQRDVEILDLARLQAMATAVLRD from the coding sequence ATGAACCAGAGCGTCGTCTTCCCCCGCACAGATGCACGTATCCTGGCCGATGACGGCGACTCGCTGAGTTTCTGTTCCACCTGCGCGTTCTCGCAGGCGTGCCTCAGCGAGGGGATGGACAAGAGTGCGCTCATGGAACTGCACGTGCTGGTGGAACACGTAGGTCCGCTTGCGGCCGGTGACCATGTCTTCCGCGAAGGCGATCCATTCAGCGCCATTGCGGCCGTGCGGGCCGGCACCGTCAAGACCTACCAGATTGACCGCGATGGTCGCGAGCAGGTACTGGGTTTCCACCTGCCGGGTGAGGTCATTGGGTTGAACGCGATCCATGACGACCGATATCCCTGCAACGCCGTCGCATTGGATACGGTCATGCTGTGCCGTTTTTCCTTTCCCAAGATCGCCTTGCTGGCGAGCCAGCTGCCCAACCTGCAACGTCATCTGTTCCGCCTGCTCAGTCACGACATTGGCGTTGCTTCGCTGTTCGCCCGGGACAACAGCGCCGACGAGCGCATGGCGGCCTTCCTGATTGGCCTGTCGCGGCGCCTGGCCGCGCGCGGTTTCTCCGCCAAGCGCTTCCAGCTGACCATGTCGCGCACGGACATCGCCAACTACCTTCGGCAGGCGCCGGAAACTGTCAGCCGCGTGCTGCGTCGCTTCGAGCGCGAAGGCCTGTTGCATATCAAGCAGCGCGATGTGGAGATCCTCGATCTAGCGCGCCTGCAGGCCATGGCCACCGCCGTCCTGCGCGATTGA
- a CDS encoding TonB-dependent receptor, producing the protein MASQIRVSKLSQAIRLGCCSLVFMAAPALAQQADAGQAPQGPEATTLDKIVVKAGKLNESVREISGSVSAVTNQQLQDMGAQSLADYVQRTPGVVFNSYQPGVSHVVVRGIATSSGNVQGQPTTGYFINEVPLTEPGWTIAIPDIDAFDLNRVEVYRGPQGTLWGSASMGGAINYVANVADTSGFDAAVEATVSQTKNANTGYAAKAMVNVPVKEDLFAIRAVAQYREDPGYLDNIGTHDRGANTTQVDGGRLSMVLTPNEGTTLTWLSLLQNIDNDDNSYRIQGLGEFERKTELPEFTKTKVAVHSLRWDQDVGFGDLVALYAHQKKKQDWVFDFSPLRGAYNADLGLNLTAPLYIGSGGESEGNSLEVRLASKPGGSFEWLIGAMYFDSDKDLYEQIGAQGAAAAFDQSPFFGPGSGAIIAPNGEVFNAFYNHIDGSEAALFGEASYHFDEQWKLTVGGRLFRNKVETISTQVGFSTYPGAPIVTPSQTKEDGFNPKISLTWHPTADTLFYGLVSEGFRFGEPNTAGLSAYPVPSGSSSDSLVNYELGSRTTLAGGRLLLDATLFYVDWKDIQLRLQTPDFFNYAANGGKAYSRGIEFSSTWTPVDAFTWQMSATWQHARLDQDLPILYVGTAPAGAQLPGSADWTVSNLLSYRFDAQFQPTLTLAHQYVGSGISDLNSTVPGVTPNEQGNYNLIDMRYRMTFGSTDVTLFGANLFDQRGITRTVSEMNGIGEGLVRPRTFGVTVNWRY; encoded by the coding sequence ATGGCATCGCAAATCCGCGTAAGCAAGCTATCGCAGGCAATTCGCCTGGGCTGTTGCAGTCTGGTCTTCATGGCGGCACCGGCACTGGCCCAGCAGGCCGATGCCGGACAGGCACCGCAAGGCCCCGAGGCCACGACGTTGGACAAGATCGTGGTCAAGGCCGGCAAGCTCAATGAGTCGGTCCGCGAGATTTCCGGCTCCGTCTCCGCGGTCACCAACCAGCAACTGCAGGATATGGGCGCCCAATCCCTGGCCGACTACGTCCAGCGCACGCCGGGCGTGGTGTTCAACAGCTACCAGCCGGGCGTTTCCCATGTGGTGGTGCGCGGTATCGCGACCAGCTCGGGCAACGTGCAGGGCCAGCCCACTACGGGCTATTTCATCAACGAAGTGCCGTTGACCGAGCCGGGTTGGACCATCGCCATTCCCGACATCGATGCCTTCGATCTCAACCGCGTCGAGGTCTATCGAGGCCCGCAAGGCACGCTGTGGGGCTCGGCGTCGATGGGTGGCGCCATCAACTATGTGGCCAATGTGGCCGATACCAGCGGGTTCGACGCGGCGGTGGAAGCCACCGTCAGCCAGACCAAGAACGCCAACACCGGCTACGCGGCCAAGGCGATGGTCAACGTGCCGGTCAAAGAGGATCTGTTCGCCATCCGCGCGGTCGCCCAGTACCGCGAAGACCCGGGGTATCTCGACAACATCGGCACGCATGACCGCGGCGCCAACACCACCCAGGTCGACGGCGGTCGCCTGTCGATGGTGCTGACGCCCAACGAAGGCACCACGCTGACCTGGTTGAGCCTGTTGCAGAACATCGACAACGATGACAACAGCTATCGCATCCAGGGTTTGGGCGAATTCGAACGCAAGACCGAGTTGCCGGAATTCACCAAGACCAAGGTGGCCGTGCACAGCCTGCGCTGGGATCAGGACGTGGGCTTCGGCGATCTGGTGGCTCTTTACGCACATCAGAAAAAGAAGCAGGACTGGGTGTTCGATTTCAGTCCGCTGCGTGGTGCGTACAACGCCGATCTCGGCTTGAACCTCACCGCACCGCTGTACATCGGCTCCGGCGGCGAGAGCGAGGGCAACAGCCTGGAAGTACGGCTGGCATCCAAGCCCGGTGGCAGTTTCGAGTGGCTGATCGGCGCGATGTACTTCGACTCGGACAAGGACCTGTACGAGCAGATTGGCGCGCAGGGTGCCGCGGCCGCCTTTGATCAGTCGCCGTTCTTTGGCCCGGGCAGCGGCGCGATCATTGCCCCGAACGGTGAGGTGTTCAACGCGTTCTACAACCATATCGATGGCTCCGAAGCCGCGTTGTTCGGCGAGGCCAGCTACCATTTCGATGAACAGTGGAAGTTGACCGTCGGTGGCCGCTTATTCCGCAACAAGGTCGAGACCATCTCCACGCAGGTGGGCTTTTCGACCTATCCGGGCGCGCCTATCGTCACCCCGTCGCAGACCAAGGAAGACGGTTTCAACCCGAAGATTTCGCTGACCTGGCACCCCACCGCGGACACGTTGTTCTATGGTCTGGTGTCCGAAGGCTTCCGCTTTGGCGAACCCAACACCGCGGGCTTGAGTGCCTATCCGGTGCCGTCGGGTTCCAGCAGCGACAGCCTGGTCAACTACGAACTCGGTAGCCGCACCACGCTGGCCGGCGGTCGCCTGCTGCTGGATGCGACCTTGTTCTACGTCGACTGGAAGGACATCCAGTTGCGCCTGCAGACGCCGGATTTCTTCAACTACGCCGCCAACGGCGGCAAGGCCTACAGCCGCGGCATCGAGTTCTCCAGCACCTGGACGCCGGTCGACGCGTTTACGTGGCAGATGAGCGCCACCTGGCAGCACGCCCGCCTGGATCAGGATCTGCCCATCCTGTACGTGGGCACCGCGCCGGCCGGTGCGCAGTTGCCGGGTTCGGCGGACTGGACGGTCAGCAACCTGCTCAGCTACCGCTTCGACGCGCAGTTCCAGCCCACGTTGACGCTGGCGCACCAGTACGTGGGCAGCGGCATCAGTGACCTGAACTCGACCGTGCCCGGCGTGACGCCGAACGAGCAGGGCAACTACAACCTGATCGACATGCGCTACCGCATGACCTTCGGTTCGACCGATGTCACCCTGTTTGGCGCCAACCTGTTCGATCAGCGCGGCATCACCCGCACCGTGTCGGAAATGAATGGGATTGGCGAAGGCCTGGTGCGTCCGCGTACCTTTGGCGTCACCGTGAACTGGCGCTACTGA
- the hemN gene encoding oxygen-independent coproporphyrinogen III oxidase: MAALTSLFDPDLLRRYDKPGPRYTSYPTAPQFSPQFGEAEFRQAASETNDDPIPRPLSVYVHVPFCRSPCFYCGCNRIITREKARGDAYLTRLYREVAMVSQLFDRDREVHQLHLGGGTPNFLDAEQIAEVVDVTRRHFNLARADQLDCSIELDPRFINPDAVAVLARSGFNRASLGVQDFDPLVQQAVNRIQSVEETLAIIDACRAHGMRSVNVDLIYGLPKQNLAGFSRTLDITLRARPDRLAIYSYAHMPNLFRPQQRIHAEDLPSPEQKLELLHCAIERLGEAGYVYIGMDHFALPSDDLAIAQVNGGLHRNFMGYTTHAESDLVGLGVSAISHVGASFSQNPRDIDNWEEWIDSGRLPVWRGMRMDEDDVLRADVIQQLMCHGSIDRERIERRHLIDFNQYFAEALVRLLPLQADGLVEVGPRTIVATSRGRMLLRIIAMAFDRYLPTANDGAATRFSRTV, encoded by the coding sequence ATGGCCGCATTGACTTCCCTGTTTGATCCGGATTTGCTTCGTCGCTACGACAAGCCGGGCCCGCGCTATACGTCGTATCCGACGGCACCCCAGTTTTCGCCACAGTTTGGCGAGGCGGAGTTCCGCCAGGCGGCCTCGGAAACCAACGACGACCCGATCCCCCGCCCGCTTTCGGTGTATGTGCATGTGCCGTTCTGTCGCAGCCCCTGCTTCTACTGCGGCTGCAATCGGATCATCACCCGCGAGAAGGCCCGTGGCGACGCCTATCTGACCCGTCTGTACCGTGAAGTTGCGATGGTGTCGCAGTTGTTCGATCGAGACCGCGAAGTGCATCAGCTGCACCTGGGCGGAGGTACGCCCAACTTCCTCGACGCAGAACAGATTGCCGAAGTGGTGGACGTGACCCGCCGCCATTTCAACCTGGCGCGGGCCGATCAACTGGATTGTTCCATCGAGCTGGACCCGCGCTTCATCAACCCGGACGCGGTAGCCGTGCTGGCGCGGTCAGGATTCAACCGGGCCAGCTTGGGCGTACAGGATTTCGATCCGCTGGTGCAGCAAGCCGTCAACCGGATCCAGAGTGTCGAGGAAACCCTGGCCATCATCGATGCGTGCCGCGCCCATGGCATGCGCTCGGTCAACGTGGACCTGATCTACGGCCTGCCCAAGCAGAATCTGGCAGGCTTTTCGCGCACGCTCGACATCACCTTGCGTGCGCGCCCGGATCGGCTGGCCATTTACAGCTACGCGCACATGCCCAATCTGTTCCGACCGCAGCAGCGCATCCATGCCGAGGATCTGCCCAGCCCGGAACAGAAGCTGGAACTGCTGCACTGCGCCATCGAGCGGCTGGGAGAAGCCGGCTACGTCTACATTGGCATGGACCATTTCGCCCTGCCCAGCGACGATCTGGCGATCGCCCAGGTCAATGGCGGACTCCACCGCAACTTCATGGGATACACCACCCATGCGGAAAGCGACCTGGTGGGTTTGGGTGTGAGCGCCATCAGCCATGTCGGTGCCAGCTTCAGCCAGAACCCGCGCGACATCGACAACTGGGAAGAGTGGATCGACAGTGGTCGTCTGCCCGTGTGGCGTGGCATGCGCATGGACGAGGATGACGTGCTGCGCGCCGATGTCATCCAGCAACTGATGTGCCATGGCAGCATCGATCGCGAGCGCATCGAGCGCCGACACCTGATCGATTTCAACCAGTACTTTGCCGAAGCCCTGGTGCGCTTGCTGCCGTTGCAGGCGGACGGCCTGGTCGAAGTGGGGCCCAGGACCATTGTCGCCACCTCGCGCGGCAGGATGTTGTTGCGTATCATCGCCATGGCATTCGACCGATATCTCCCCACCGCCAATGACGGCGCGGCCACGCGTTTCTCGCGCACCGTCTGA
- a CDS encoding chaperone NapD — protein MSQAPPTAQATANEVHIASFVVQHRQEAGPALAAMIAECPDLELGLAGDTRSVVICESEDRYLVMDRIEQLRAVPGALNVLLVYHHAEPRQALELPLSAQEG, from the coding sequence ATGAGCCAAGCCCCGCCAACCGCGCAGGCCACTGCGAACGAAGTCCACATTGCCAGCTTCGTGGTCCAACACCGCCAGGAAGCCGGCCCGGCACTGGCGGCCATGATCGCCGAGTGTCCCGACCTTGAACTTGGGCTGGCAGGCGACACGCGCAGTGTCGTGATCTGTGAATCCGAGGATCGCTATCTGGTCATGGACCGTATTGAACAACTGCGCGCCGTGCCCGGCGCCTTGAACGTATTGCTCGTCTACCACCATGCCGAACCGCGTCAGGCTCTCGAGCTTCCGCTGTCGGCGCAAGAAGGATAA
- the mobA gene encoding molybdenum cofactor guanylyltransferase: MAVNALPRPPFRECLSRSGRLIASREKAVALPAPPGDPIVTTAVSPPWTGIVLAGGQSSRMGSDKALLPWGARTLLDQARSRLLSAGAARVVVSGRSGREDEMPDEQRGQGPLSALAQLAPRLDDGVLVIVPVDMPLLSNELLQQLAGAPGACAAFEFHPLPMRLELATPVRAVLARLSLLPEVQRSLRTLQRELGGNLLEGSHWQEELRGCNTPEEWKALLQTAGCPASDDSN, from the coding sequence ATGGCCGTCAATGCCCTTCCCAGGCCACCCTTCCGCGAATGCCTGTCCCGCTCTGGTAGGCTGATTGCCTCGCGGGAAAAGGCGGTGGCGCTACCTGCGCCGCCAGGGGACCCCATTGTGACAACCGCCGTTTCCCCACCCTGGACAGGCATCGTGCTGGCAGGTGGCCAGTCTTCCCGCATGGGCAGCGACAAGGCGCTGCTGCCGTGGGGCGCGCGAACACTGCTGGACCAGGCGCGTTCGCGGTTGCTTTCGGCCGGTGCCGCGCGCGTGGTGGTGAGCGGCCGCAGCGGTAGGGAAGACGAGATGCCTGACGAGCAGCGCGGCCAAGGCCCGCTGTCTGCATTGGCCCAATTGGCACCGCGACTGGACGATGGCGTCCTGGTGATCGTGCCGGTGGACATGCCTTTGCTTTCAAACGAACTACTGCAACAGCTGGCGGGTGCGCCGGGCGCCTGCGCGGCCTTCGAGTTCCATCCACTCCCTATGCGGCTGGAGCTGGCCACTCCCGTACGTGCCGTGCTGGCGCGCCTGAGCCTGTTGCCCGAGGTGCAACGTTCCCTGCGTACGCTGCAGCGGGAACTGGGTGGCAACCTGCTTGAAGGTTCCCATTGGCAGGAAGAGCTGCGAGGGTGCAATACACCCGAGGAGTGGAAGGCGCTGCTTCAGACGGCAGGCTGTCCAGCTTCCGACGATTCGAACTAA